One Candidatus Eisenbacteria bacterium genomic window carries:
- the mgtE gene encoding magnesium transporter — MRKEAESEADLAVEDLQETWRILSPEDRLEAFFDLPRADAEDFFLDLSARDEHQLISLMPAAQRRSWLRLLPPDDAADVLQQCEESGEREEWLALLDEQTRAEVTALLAYAEDDAGGLMNTRYARVRPDVTADEAIAYLRRQGRDKLENVNYVYVLETDQKLVGVVGLRDLFTAAPGATVRELMTTEVYSARADMDQEALGRLFQQHDLHMIPVVDEAGRMQGIVTVDDIVDVIQEEATEDIHKIGGTEALDAPYLQVGIPQMVQKRVVWLAALFLSEMLTTTAMSRFENEISRAVVLAIFIPLIISSGGNSGSQASTLVIRAMALGEVRLADWWRVIRRELMTGLLM, encoded by the coding sequence CTGCGCAAAGAAGCCGAGAGCGAAGCCGACCTCGCGGTCGAGGACCTCCAGGAAACCTGGCGGATCCTCTCCCCCGAGGACCGGCTCGAGGCGTTCTTCGACCTGCCGCGTGCGGACGCGGAGGACTTCTTTCTCGACCTCTCGGCGCGCGACGAACACCAGCTCATCTCGCTGATGCCGGCGGCCCAGCGCAGGTCCTGGCTGCGGCTGCTTCCGCCGGACGACGCGGCCGACGTGCTGCAGCAGTGCGAGGAGTCGGGGGAGCGAGAGGAATGGCTGGCGCTGCTCGACGAGCAGACCCGCGCAGAGGTCACGGCGCTGCTCGCCTACGCCGAGGACGACGCCGGCGGGCTCATGAACACGCGCTACGCGCGCGTGCGCCCCGACGTCACCGCGGACGAGGCCATCGCCTACCTGCGCCGCCAGGGGCGCGACAAGCTCGAGAACGTCAACTACGTCTACGTGCTCGAGACCGACCAGAAGCTGGTGGGGGTCGTCGGGCTGCGCGACCTGTTCACCGCCGCGCCCGGCGCCACCGTGCGCGAGCTGATGACGACCGAGGTCTACTCCGCCCGCGCGGACATGGACCAGGAGGCGCTGGGACGGCTGTTCCAGCAGCACGACCTGCACATGATCCCGGTCGTGGACGAGGCCGGCCGCATGCAGGGCATCGTCACGGTGGACGACATCGTGGACGTCATCCAGGAGGAGGCCACCGAGGACATCCACAAGATCGGCGGCACCGAGGCCCTCGACGCGCCCTACCTGCAGGTCGGGATCCCGCAGATGGTGCAGAAGCGGGTGGTGTGGCTGGCCGCCCTGTTCCTGTCGGAGATGCTCACCACCACCGCCATGAGCCGGTTCGAGAACGAGATCTCCCGCGCCGTGGTGCTGGCCATCTTCATCCCGCTCATCATCTCGAGCGGCGGCAACTCGGGCTCGCAGGCCTCGACGCTGGTCATTCGCGCCATGGCGCTGGGCGAGGTCCGGCTCGCCGACTGGTGGCGGGTCATCCGCCGCGAACTCATGACCGGCCTGCTGATGG
- a CDS encoding EamA family transporter codes for MVERLRERGRIARVLIAFACVYFIWGSTFLATRIAVATLPPLLMCATRLLSAGLALLVWARVTGASWPRGAELRNAAIVGVLLPAVGNGSVTLGVTHVPSGLVALLLATIPLWMALLAAFGRDAVRPPARSLVGLVLGFAGIALLLAPSLAHAARTEFPARWALLPVAGAFSWAWGTLWARRVRLPRSPLASTGVGMLSGGVFLLAMSGSLGEFARFDPARVGWSSIAALGYLSVFGSVVAFSAYLYLLRHVPPARVATYAFVNPIVALALGWAFAGEALSNRSLTAALLVVTAVVLITTARTGERVPADAAKSETAARPVGGEEPCLPSS; via the coding sequence GTGGTTGAACGCCTGCGCGAACGCGGGCGGATCGCCAGGGTGCTGATCGCCTTCGCGTGCGTGTATTTCATCTGGGGCTCGACGTTCCTCGCCACCCGCATCGCGGTCGCGACGTTGCCACCGCTTCTGATGTGCGCGACGCGCCTGCTGTCGGCGGGGCTGGCGCTGCTCGTCTGGGCGCGCGTGACCGGGGCGTCCTGGCCCCGCGGCGCCGAGCTGCGCAACGCCGCGATCGTCGGCGTGTTGCTGCCGGCGGTCGGCAACGGCTCGGTCACGCTCGGCGTCACGCACGTTCCCTCGGGCCTCGTGGCGCTGCTGCTCGCCACCATTCCGCTGTGGATGGCGCTGCTCGCCGCGTTCGGCCGTGACGCCGTGCGGCCGCCGGCCCGCTCGCTCGTGGGGCTGGTGCTCGGCTTCGCCGGCATCGCGCTGCTGCTCGCGCCCTCGCTCGCGCACGCGGCGCGCACGGAGTTCCCGGCGCGGTGGGCTCTGCTGCCCGTGGCGGGCGCGTTCTCGTGGGCGTGGGGCACGCTGTGGGCGCGACGGGTGCGCCTGCCGCGCTCCCCGCTCGCCTCGACGGGCGTGGGCATGCTGTCCGGTGGCGTCTTCCTTCTGGCGATGAGCGGCTCGCTCGGCGAGTTCGCGCGTTTCGACCCCGCGCGCGTTGGCTGGAGTTCGATCGCGGCGCTCGGCTACCTGTCGGTGTTCGGCTCGGTGGTGGCTTTCTCGGCCTACCTCTACCTGCTGCGCCACGTGCCGCCGGCGCGGGTCGCGACGTACGCGTTCGTGAACCCGATCGTGGCGCTCGCTCTCGGCTGGGCGTTCGCCGGCGAAGCGCTCTCGAACCGGTCGCTGACCGCCGCGCTGCTGGTCGTGACGGCGGTCGTGCTCATCACCACGGCGCGCACTGGTGAACGGGTGCCCGCGGACGCCGCGAAGTCCGAAACCGCGGCCCGGCCCGTCGGCGGCGAGGAGCCCTGCCTGCCCTCGAGCTGA
- a CDS encoding Lrp/AsnC family transcriptional regulator encodes MLDDVDRKILELLQTDGRMANVDLSRRIGMAPSAIFERVRRLEQRGVITGYAARVDPRAVDRPLLAYVLVRSDERIGTSSSGEALAQLPEVLEVHHVAGQDSYLVKVRVKDPEALGRLLRDRFGAIESVRSTQSIIALDTFKDSWALPVDGAPRPVKARG; translated from the coding sequence ATGCTCGATGACGTGGACCGCAAGATCCTTGAGCTGCTGCAGACGGACGGTCGCATGGCCAACGTGGACCTTTCGCGCCGCATCGGCATGGCGCCGTCGGCGATCTTCGAGCGGGTGCGCCGCCTCGAGCAGCGCGGCGTCATCACCGGCTACGCCGCGCGGGTGGACCCGAGGGCGGTGGACCGGCCGCTGCTCGCTTACGTGCTCGTCCGCAGCGACGAGCGCATCGGCACGAGCTCCTCGGGCGAGGCGCTCGCGCAGCTTCCCGAGGTGCTCGAGGTGCACCACGTCGCCGGGCAGGACAGCTACCTGGTCAAGGTGCGCGTCAAGGATCCCGAGGCGCTCGGCAGGCTGCTGCGCGACCGCTTCGGCGCCATCGAGTCCGTTCGCTCGACCCAGAGCATCATCGCGCTCGACACCTTCAAGGACAGCTGGGCGCTGCCCGTGGACGGCGCGCCCCGCCCGGTGAAGGCGCGTGGTTGA
- the pyrR gene encoding bifunctional pyr operon transcriptional regulator/uracil phosphoribosyltransferase PyrR produces the protein MREKAEIVDADGLRRIVTRIAHEIVERNKGIEDLVLVGIRRRGVPLANRIAAKIKEFEGTSPVEGSLDITLYRDDLSTVSAHPVVGATEIPVDINGKIAVLIDDVLFTGRTVRAAMDALIDFGRPRSIQLAVVIDRGHRELPIRADFVGKNVPTSRKEVIGVKLLEIDGVDSVVIKEIDD, from the coding sequence ATGCGTGAGAAGGCCGAGATCGTTGACGCGGACGGGCTGCGCCGCATCGTGACGCGGATCGCGCACGAAATCGTCGAGCGCAACAAGGGCATCGAAGACCTGGTGCTGGTCGGCATCCGGCGGCGCGGCGTGCCGCTGGCGAACCGCATCGCCGCGAAGATCAAGGAGTTCGAGGGCACCTCGCCGGTCGAGGGCAGCCTCGACATCACGCTCTACCGCGACGACCTGTCCACCGTTTCGGCCCACCCGGTGGTCGGCGCGACCGAAATCCCGGTGGACATCAACGGCAAGATCGCGGTGCTGATCGACGACGTGCTGTTCACCGGCCGTACGGTGCGCGCCGCGATGGACGCGCTCATCGATTTCGGCCGGCCGCGTTCGATCCAGCTGGCCGTGGTCATTGACCGCGGCCACCGCGAGCTGCCGATCCGCGCCGACTTCGTGGGCAAGAACGTGCCCACGTCCCGCAAGGAGGTCATCGGGGTCAAGCTGCTCGAGATCGACGGCGTGGACAGCGTGGTCATCAAGGAAATCGACGACTGA
- a CDS encoding glycine--tRNA ligase subunit beta yields the protein MSAPGELLFEIGVEELPAGYVPPALEQLERGVRAGLEELRLGFDQVTGFATPRRIAVLVTGVAARQRDHEEEAMGPAAKVAFDAAGQPTKALVGFCAGRGVDVSAVRRVATPKGEYVAVTVQHVGRPAADVLPAMLGALAPKLQFPKTLRWDAGDWRFGRPVRWLVALLDDQVLPVRAFGLTAGRTSFGHRFLHPDAVEIASPGGYVEAMRRAFVVVDPRERRQAIERQIARLAEARGGRIVADDELTDINNFLIEWPTSVEGAFAANYLDLPREVIVTALREHQRFFALERADGSLLPGFVTVRNGDDRGLERVRKGNEDVLVARLEDAKFYWETDLRQTPADNLEKLSAVVWMEGLGSLRDKAARLESLAGWLADRLAPPARPAVVRAALLCKTDLLGEMIGSGKEYASLEGVMGGHYARRAGEPEAVASAIAEHYRPRGAGDALPETDAGSLLSLADKLDHVAGAFVAGKSPSGSEDPYGVRRAANGAVRIVLEQSRALDLRAAAMEMTRPFFAADPDLAQAEIMKKLGEFLRARVDAALEERGVPYDTREAALEARIHLGGATRPGWCDAADALARGRALEAFRGDPRFAPLVLLDKRVANILRAATEPLPASLDRARLAEPAERSLLAALEAARAGTAPLWDAREYAKIIPALLGMEGAIHGFFDQVLVNAGDAAVRLNRLRLLSEVRELFVRGWDLSKVVVEGGKA from the coding sequence GTGAGCGCGCCCGGAGAACTGCTGTTCGAAATCGGCGTCGAGGAGCTTCCCGCCGGCTACGTGCCGCCGGCGCTCGAACAGCTCGAGCGCGGCGTGCGCGCGGGGCTCGAGGAACTGCGCCTCGGTTTCGATCAGGTCACCGGTTTCGCGACGCCGCGCCGCATCGCGGTGCTCGTGACCGGCGTCGCCGCCCGCCAGCGTGACCACGAGGAGGAAGCGATGGGTCCGGCGGCGAAGGTCGCGTTCGACGCCGCGGGCCAGCCCACGAAGGCGCTCGTCGGCTTCTGCGCGGGCCGGGGCGTGGACGTCTCCGCCGTCCGCCGCGTCGCCACGCCGAAGGGCGAGTACGTCGCCGTCACCGTGCAGCACGTGGGCCGTCCCGCGGCCGACGTGCTTCCGGCGATGCTCGGAGCGCTCGCGCCGAAGCTCCAGTTCCCGAAGACGCTGCGCTGGGACGCCGGCGACTGGCGCTTCGGCCGCCCGGTGCGCTGGCTGGTCGCGCTGCTCGACGATCAGGTCCTGCCCGTGCGCGCGTTCGGGCTCACCGCCGGGCGCACGAGCTTCGGCCACCGCTTCCTGCACCCGGACGCGGTCGAGATCGCCTCGCCGGGCGGCTACGTCGAGGCGATGCGCCGGGCCTTCGTCGTCGTGGACCCGCGCGAGCGGCGGCAGGCCATCGAACGGCAGATCGCCCGCCTCGCCGAAGCCCGTGGCGGGCGGATCGTCGCCGACGACGAGCTCACCGACATCAACAACTTCCTGATCGAATGGCCGACCTCCGTGGAGGGCGCCTTCGCCGCGAACTACCTCGACCTGCCGCGCGAAGTGATCGTGACCGCGCTGCGCGAACACCAGCGATTCTTCGCGCTCGAGCGGGCCGACGGCTCCCTGCTGCCCGGCTTCGTCACCGTGCGCAACGGTGACGATCGCGGGCTCGAGCGGGTGCGCAAGGGCAACGAGGACGTGCTGGTCGCGCGGCTCGAGGATGCGAAGTTCTACTGGGAGACCGACCTGCGGCAGACCCCGGCCGACAACCTCGAGAAGCTGTCGGCCGTCGTGTGGATGGAAGGCCTCGGCTCGCTGCGCGACAAGGCCGCGCGGCTGGAATCGCTCGCGGGCTGGCTGGCCGACCGCCTCGCGCCGCCGGCCAGGCCGGCGGTGGTTCGCGCCGCCCTGCTGTGCAAGACCGACCTGCTGGGCGAGATGATCGGCTCGGGCAAGGAGTACGCGAGCCTCGAGGGCGTCATGGGCGGGCACTACGCGCGGCGCGCGGGCGAGCCCGAGGCGGTCGCGTCCGCCATCGCCGAGCACTACCGCCCGCGCGGCGCCGGCGACGCGCTGCCCGAGACGGACGCCGGCTCGCTCCTTTCGCTGGCGGACAAACTCGATCACGTGGCGGGCGCGTTCGTCGCCGGCAAGTCGCCGAGCGGCAGCGAGGATCCCTACGGCGTGCGGCGCGCGGCGAACGGCGCGGTGCGCATCGTGCTCGAGCAGTCGCGCGCCCTGGACCTGCGCGCCGCGGCCATGGAGATGACGCGGCCGTTCTTCGCCGCCGACCCAGACCTCGCGCAGGCCGAAATCATGAAGAAGCTGGGCGAGTTCCTGCGCGCGCGCGTGGACGCCGCGCTCGAGGAGCGCGGCGTGCCCTACGACACCCGCGAGGCGGCGCTCGAAGCCCGCATCCACCTGGGCGGCGCGACGCGGCCGGGCTGGTGCGACGCGGCGGACGCGCTCGCGCGCGGCCGCGCGCTCGAGGCCTTTCGCGGCGATCCGCGCTTCGCCCCGCTCGTCCTGCTCGACAAGCGGGTCGCGAACATCCTGCGGGCGGCGACCGAGCCGCTGCCGGCCTCGCTCGACCGGGCGCGGCTCGCCGAACCGGCGGAGCGCTCGTTGCTCGCGGCGCTCGAGGCCGCGCGCGCCGGCACCGCGCCGCTGTGGGACGCGCGCGAGTACGCGAAGATCATCCCCGCACTGCTCGGGATGGAGGGCGCGATCCACGGTTTCTTCGACCAGGTGCTCGTCAACGCCGGAGACGCGGCGGTGCGGCTCAATCGCCTGCGCCTCCTGTCGGAAGTGCGCGAGCTGTTCGTGCGCGGCTGGGACCTCTCGAAGGTCGTCGTCGAGGGCGGGAAGGCGTGA
- a CDS encoding glycine--tRNA ligase subunit alpha: MSSDPRQSLQAMILALEQFWAERGCVIQQPYPSEVGAGTFNPATFLRSLGPEPWRVAYVEPSRRPKDGRYGENPNRFQQFFQYQVLLKPAPADVVDVYFQSLRAMGLDLNEHDPRLIEDDWESPTLGAAGLGWQVVMDGTEISQFTYFQQCGGLELPVISAELTYGLDRIGMMLQRKDRVQDLAWAPGVTWGDLWVRNEWEWSHYNFEQSPVAELFEMFRIWESEANRLLDLKLVGPGYDAVIKCSHAFNLLDARGAISVSERVGYIGRVRKIARKAAVAYVKLREELGYPLLRDPDERAKWVKPAEAAGAPAPAATGAKKGGAK; the protein is encoded by the coding sequence ATGTCCTCCGATCCCCGCCAGTCCCTGCAGGCGATGATCCTGGCGCTCGAGCAGTTCTGGGCCGAGCGCGGGTGCGTCATCCAGCAGCCCTACCCCAGCGAAGTCGGCGCGGGCACGTTCAATCCGGCCACGTTCCTGCGCTCCCTGGGCCCCGAACCCTGGCGGGTCGCCTACGTCGAACCCTCGCGGCGGCCCAAGGACGGGCGGTACGGCGAGAACCCCAACCGCTTCCAGCAGTTCTTCCAGTACCAGGTGCTGCTCAAGCCGGCCCCGGCCGACGTCGTGGACGTCTACTTCCAGTCGCTTCGGGCCATGGGCCTGGACCTGAACGAGCATGACCCGCGGCTGATCGAGGACGACTGGGAGTCGCCGACGCTCGGCGCGGCCGGGCTCGGCTGGCAGGTGGTCATGGACGGCACCGAGATTTCGCAGTTCACCTACTTCCAGCAGTGCGGCGGGCTGGAGCTGCCGGTGATCTCGGCCGAGCTGACCTACGGGCTCGACCGCATCGGCATGATGCTGCAGCGCAAGGACCGCGTGCAGGACCTGGCGTGGGCGCCCGGCGTGACATGGGGCGACCTGTGGGTTCGCAACGAGTGGGAATGGTCGCACTACAACTTCGAGCAGTCGCCCGTCGCCGAGCTCTTCGAAATGTTCCGGATCTGGGAGTCCGAAGCGAACCGCCTCCTCGATCTGAAGCTCGTGGGCCCCGGCTACGACGCGGTCATCAAGTGCTCGCACGCGTTCAACCTGCTCGATGCGCGCGGCGCGATCTCGGTCTCGGAACGCGTCGGCTACATCGGCCGGGTGCGGAAGATCGCGCGAAAGGCGGCCGTCGCGTACGTGAAGCTGCGCGAGGAACTCGGTTACCCGCTGCTCAGGGACCCGGACGAGCGCGCGAAATGGGTGAAGCCGGCCGAAGCGGCCGGCGCCCCGGCGCCCGCGGCGACCGGAGCGAAGAAGGGCGGAGCGAAGTGA
- a CDS encoding DUF502 domain-containing protein, with translation MTSAATKSRSSFFGRVRTYLITGLLVLAPTAITLFVLFRLLNWVDNLLGRYLRFAAFDYHRIPGLGLLATLVLLVIVGFVASLLGQGPLARLWDKMLNRIPGVGLVYGSTKSLGEAFLTQREGQAFRKVVLMQWPMPGVWRVGFVTGHVDDVLKARLGEDVACVFVPHTPNPASGFVHYVPKRELVYLDWPVEEGLKVVVSGGVVQPGSPGDAHRAPAAND, from the coding sequence ATGACCTCCGCAGCGACAAAGTCCCGATCCTCGTTTTTCGGCCGGGTGCGCACGTACCTCATCACCGGCCTGCTCGTGCTCGCGCCGACCGCGATCACGCTGTTCGTCCTTTTCCGGCTGCTCAACTGGGTGGACAACCTGCTCGGGCGCTACCTGCGCTTCGCGGCGTTCGACTACCATCGCATTCCGGGACTCGGACTGCTGGCGACCCTCGTGCTGCTGGTGATCGTGGGCTTCGTCGCCTCGCTCCTCGGGCAGGGGCCGCTGGCGCGGCTCTGGGACAAGATGCTCAACCGCATCCCCGGCGTCGGGCTGGTCTACGGCTCGACCAAGTCGCTCGGCGAGGCGTTCCTCACCCAGCGCGAGGGCCAGGCGTTCCGCAAGGTCGTGCTCATGCAGTGGCCGATGCCGGGCGTCTGGCGCGTCGGTTTCGTGACCGGGCACGTGGACGACGTGCTCAAGGCCAGGCTCGGCGAGGACGTGGCGTGCGTGTTCGTGCCGCACACGCCGAATCCGGCGTCCGGCTTCGTGCACTACGTGCCCAAGCGCGAGCTCGTGTACCTCGACTGGCCGGTCGAGGAGGGGCTCAAGGTGGTCGTCTCGGGCGGCGTCGTGCAACCGGGCTCGCCCGGTGACGCGCACCGCGCGCCCGCGGCGAACGACTAG
- the ybeY gene encoding rRNA maturation RNase YbeY, giving the protein MATSVTAAASWKRLSAPLRAIVARVIEGESRRAGDIGVRLTGDDELRGLNRRWRGMDRATDVISFAYDEHEPDAATRPVSGDLAVSLDRVRAQARRFRVTPGAELARLVVHGTLHLCGHDHVRAAERRTMRAREERALRAVGVQVRELDRRWRAASRGA; this is encoded by the coding sequence ATGGCCACGTCCGTCACCGCCGCCGCGTCGTGGAAGCGGCTGTCCGCGCCGCTGCGCGCCATCGTCGCGCGCGTGATCGAGGGCGAGTCGCGTCGCGCCGGGGACATCGGCGTCCGGCTCACCGGAGACGACGAGCTGCGTGGCCTGAATCGCCGCTGGCGCGGCATGGACCGCGCGACCGACGTGATCAGCTTCGCCTACGACGAGCACGAGCCCGATGCCGCCACGCGGCCGGTCTCGGGAGACCTCGCCGTCTCGCTGGACCGGGTGCGCGCGCAGGCACGGCGCTTTCGCGTGACGCCGGGCGCCGAGCTCGCGCGCCTGGTGGTGCACGGCACGCTGCACCTGTGCGGTCACGACCACGTCCGGGCCGCGGAGCGGCGGACGATGCGCGCCCGCGAGGAACGCGCGCTGCGCGCGGTGGGCGTGCAGGTGCGGGAACTGGACCGCCGCTGGCGGGCCGCGTCCCGCGGCGCCTGA